One Campylobacter concisus DNA segment encodes these proteins:
- a CDS encoding biotin--[acetyl-CoA-carboxylase] ligase: MKVEFFQSLPSTQEFLIEALKNGEIKAPYMVVTYNQTKGIGSRGNSWEGLGGNLFMSFCISEDELPSDIPLPSISIYFSMLMREVLSELGSKCWLKWPNDFYVDEHKIGGTLTNKVDEIYICGMGINLTSAPENAGILDIKTSVDELVWGFVSMLDKKILWKPIFSKFRIDFCKSKGFITHIANRAVSLQDAEICDDGAILLNGEKVYSLR, encoded by the coding sequence TTGAAAGTAGAGTTTTTTCAAAGTCTGCCTTCGACGCAGGAATTTTTGATAGAGGCCCTAAAAAACGGCGAGATAAAAGCTCCGTATATGGTTGTGACGTATAATCAAACCAAAGGCATCGGCAGCCGCGGCAACAGCTGGGAGGGACTTGGCGGAAATTTATTTATGTCATTTTGCATAAGCGAAGATGAGCTGCCAAGCGATATACCTCTGCCCTCGATCTCGATATATTTTTCTATGCTGATGCGTGAAGTCTTGAGCGAACTTGGCTCAAAGTGCTGGCTAAAATGGCCAAATGACTTTTATGTGGACGAGCACAAAATAGGCGGCACTTTGACAAATAAAGTGGATGAAATTTACATCTGTGGAATGGGGATAAATTTAACGAGTGCGCCTGAAAATGCGGGCATTTTAGACATAAAGACTAGCGTAGATGAGCTAGTTTGGGGCTTTGTTAGCATGCTTGATAAAAAGATTTTATGGAAGCCAATTTTTAGCAAATTTAGGATAGACTTTTGCAAGTCAAAAGGTTTTATTACGCATATTGCAAATAGAGCTGTTTCGCTTCAGGATGCTGAAATTTGCGATGATGGAGCGATCTTACTAAATGGGGAAAAGGTATATTCTTTAAGATGA
- a CDS encoding ParA family protein, which translates to MSEIITIANQKGGVGKTTTAVNLAASLAVAEKKVLLIDIDPQANATTGLGFSRSDYEFNIYHVLTDRKKLSQIVLKTEIPTLFLAPSNIGLVGIEQEFNDQNKDYKLILKNKISEVVNDYDFIIIDSPPALGSITINALSASDSVIIPIQCEFYALEGLAQILNTVKIIKKTINPKLNIKGFLPTMFSSQNNLSKETIANLKQHFENKLFKSKDSKEEFVVVPRNVKLAESPSFGKPVILYDIKSPGSIAYQNLAYCILN; encoded by the coding sequence ATGAGCGAGATAATAACAATAGCTAATCAAAAAGGCGGCGTTGGCAAGACTACAACAGCCGTAAATTTAGCCGCATCACTGGCGGTTGCTGAAAAAAAAGTATTATTAATAGACATCGATCCACAGGCAAATGCGACAACTGGACTTGGTTTTAGCAGAAGTGACTATGAGTTTAACATTTATCACGTCTTAACAGATAGAAAAAAGCTCTCGCAAATCGTATTAAAAACTGAGATCCCAACACTTTTTTTAGCTCCGTCAAATATAGGACTTGTCGGCATTGAGCAAGAATTTAACGATCAAAATAAGGATTATAAACTAATCCTTAAAAATAAAATTTCAGAAGTTGTAAACGACTATGATTTTATCATCATCGATAGTCCTCCGGCACTTGGTAGCATTACGATAAATGCTCTTAGTGCAAGTGATAGTGTTATCATCCCGATTCAATGTGAATTTTATGCACTTGAGGGGCTAGCGCAGATCCTAAATACAGTCAAGATTATTAAAAAAACGATAAATCCAAAGCTAAATATAAAAGGCTTTTTACCGACTATGTTTAGTTCGCAAAATAATCTCTCAAAAGAGACAATTGCAAATTTAAAGCAGCATTTTGAAAATAAGCTCTTTAAGAGTAAGGACAGCAAAGAGGAATTTGTGGTCGTTCCAAGAAATGTGAAACTTGCTGAAAGCCCAAGTTTTGGCAAGCCAGTGATACTTTATGATATAAAATCACCAGGCTCGATCGCGTATCAAAATTTGGCATATTGTATTTTAAACTAA
- a CDS encoding ParB/RepB/Spo0J family partition protein produces MAKKGGLGRGLSAILEDVEQAYSKEIANLNDSEIVEEINIDEILPNPYQPRTHFDEEALKELSASIKRHGLIQPIIVIKKDDGYMLIAGERRYRATKMLGASKIKAIIADIKSQNLRELALIENIQRENLNPIELAKSYKELINEYKITQDGLANIIHKSRTQITNTMRLLLLSDYTQKLLQEDKLTQGHAKVIVGLSTEEEKMVVDTIIGQKLSVRDTEILVKKIKNKEEIKDKKPKISEEMSKKLSNLQEIFKNLKIKTKVKSGNLVLEFNNISQVEEFISRLK; encoded by the coding sequence ATGGCTAAAAAAGGTGGATTAGGGCGAGGACTTAGTGCGATACTTGAAGATGTAGAGCAGGCCTACAGCAAAGAGATTGCAAATTTAAACGACTCTGAGATAGTTGAAGAGATAAATATAGATGAAATTTTACCAAACCCATACCAACCAAGAACACATTTTGATGAAGAGGCCTTAAAAGAGCTAAGTGCCAGCATCAAAAGGCACGGACTAATACAGCCAATAATCGTTATCAAAAAAGATGATGGCTATATGTTAATAGCTGGTGAGCGCAGATACCGCGCCACAAAGATGCTCGGAGCAAGCAAGATAAAGGCGATCATCGCTGATATCAAGTCTCAAAATTTAAGAGAGCTTGCGCTTATCGAAAATATCCAACGTGAAAATTTAAATCCAATCGAACTTGCAAAGTCGTATAAAGAGCTCATAAATGAGTATAAGATCACACAAGATGGCCTAGCAAACATCATCCATAAGAGTAGAACTCAGATAACAAATACTATGAGGCTTTTACTTCTTAGCGACTACACGCAAAAACTTCTACAAGAAGATAAGCTCACGCAAGGCCATGCTAAAGTTATAGTAGGACTTAGTACTGAAGAAGAAAAGATGGTTGTTGATACGATCATCGGTCAAAAGCTAAGCGTTAGAGATACAGAAATTTTAGTAAAAAAGATAAAAAATAAGGAAGAGATAAAAGACAAAAAGCCAAAAATTTCTGAGGAAATGAGCAAAAAATTATCAAATTTACAAGAAATTTTTAAAAATTTAAAGATAAAGACAAAAGTAAAATCTGGCAATCTAGTTTTAGAATTTAATAATATTTCACAGGTGGAAGAATTTATTTCTAGGCTAAAATAG
- a CDS encoding FoF1 ATP synthase subunit B': MLEIDVPLMLLTAIVFLVLIAILNSLLYKPMLKFIDDRNASIKNDEESTSKNASDLSVHEKEIEEIILNARTEANKIRQEALNLAKEESLKEVNAVKTSLEADYNEFLNALSSQKDNLKADLSAKLPELRAALNAKLSKI; the protein is encoded by the coding sequence ATGTTAGAAATAGATGTGCCATTGATGCTTTTAACGGCTATCGTTTTCTTGGTATTGATCGCTATTTTGAATTCCTTGCTGTATAAGCCAATGCTCAAATTTATAGATGACAGAAATGCTTCTATAAAAAATGATGAAGAGAGTACTAGCAAAAATGCAAGTGATCTAAGCGTTCATGAAAAAGAGATTGAAGAGATTATATTAAACGCAAGGACTGAGGCCAATAAAATAAGGCAAGAAGCCTTAAATTTGGCAAAAGAAGAGTCTTTAAAAGAAGTAAATGCTGTAAAAACTAGTTTAGAGGCTGATTACAATGAATTTTTAAATGCTCTAAGCTCTCAAAAAGATAACTTAAAGGCAGATCTATCAGCTAAACTACCTGAACTTAGAGCGGCTTTAAATGCCAAGCTCTCTAAAATTTAA
- a CDS encoding F0F1 ATP synthase subunit B has translation MKIKILFFLALPFLAYASEHGGTNYDIVERTLNFLLFFAILVYFAAKPLKALYQSRIDRIANKLESIQEKLRESKAKKDDVLKRVEEAKQNANALIETAKKEAVNLAAKVKKEAQNDIANIEKGYKEQKEFEERKMTKGVVNEILSDIFSSDSLKVDQKELVNIILKKVS, from the coding sequence ATGAAGATAAAAATTTTATTTTTTCTAGCACTTCCATTTCTAGCATACGCTAGCGAGCATGGTGGAACAAACTACGACATAGTTGAGAGAACGCTAAACTTCTTACTTTTCTTTGCCATTTTGGTCTATTTTGCTGCTAAGCCACTAAAAGCTCTTTATCAAAGCAGGATCGATAGGATCGCAAATAAGCTTGAGAGTATCCAAGAGAAGCTTCGTGAGTCAAAAGCTAAAAAAGATGACGTTTTAAAGCGTGTAGAAGAGGCTAAGCAAAATGCAAATGCTCTAATCGAAACTGCGAAAAAAGAGGCTGTAAATTTAGCTGCTAAAGTTAAAAAAGAGGCTCAAAACGATATCGCAAATATCGAAAAAGGCTACAAAGAGCAAAAAGAATTTGAAGAGCGCAAGATGACAAAAGGCGTTGTAAATGAAATTTTGAGCGACATTTTCTCAAGTGATAGCCTAAAAGTCGATCAAAAAGAGCTTGTAAATATCATACTTAAAAAGGTTAGCTAA
- a CDS encoding F0F1 ATP synthase subunit delta — protein sequence MNEVVAKKYVKAILSDVKSNELNAFVENLSELAAAFASDKFKSIISLPTLKASQKVEFVLSLVKNQDAKFANFIKLLGANKRLELIPAILDEMKIEQSLLENTYRGEVVGNFDLSAEQLKALEENFSKKFNSKIKLDGSKSDYNGVKVELDDLGVEVNFSIDRLKSQMSEYILKAI from the coding sequence ATGAATGAAGTAGTAGCTAAAAAATACGTAAAGGCGATCTTAAGCGACGTAAAGTCCAATGAACTTAATGCATTTGTTGAAAATTTATCAGAGCTAGCTGCTGCTTTTGCTAGCGATAAATTTAAAAGCATTATAAGTTTGCCGACATTAAAGGCTTCACAAAAGGTTGAATTTGTACTATCTTTGGTTAAAAATCAAGATGCTAAATTTGCAAATTTTATAAAGCTTCTTGGTGCAAACAAAAGACTAGAGCTTATACCTGCGATACTAGATGAGATGAAGATAGAGCAATCTTTGCTTGAAAATACATATCGTGGCGAGGTTGTTGGAAATTTTGATCTAAGCGCTGAGCAGCTAAAAGCTTTGGAAGAGAATTTCTCTAAGAAATTTAACTCTAAGATCAAGCTTGATGGCTCAAAGAGCGATTACAACGGTGTAAAAGTTGAGTTAGACGATTTAGGTGTCGAGGTAAATTTCTCGATCGACAGACTAAAAAGTCAAATGAGTGAATATATATTAAAAGCAATTTAA
- the atpA gene encoding F0F1 ATP synthase subunit alpha, with the protein MSAKIKADEISTIIKERIENFDLSVDVEETGKVISVADGVANVYGLKNVMAGEMVEFESGEKGMALNLEESSVGIVILGKTSGITEGSSVKRLKKLLRVPVGDALIGRVVNSLGEPIDAKGPIEATESRFVEEKAKGIMARKSVHEPLQTGIKAIDALVPIGRGQRELIIGDRQTGKTTVAIDTIINQKGQDVICIYVAIGQKQSTVAQVVKKLEEYGAMDYTIVVNAGAGDAAALQYLAPYAGVTMGEYFRDNSRHALIIYDDLSKHAVAYREMSLILRRPPGREAYPGDVFYLHSRLLERASKLNDALGAGSLTALPIIETQAGDVSAYIPTNVISITDGQIFLESDLFNSGIRPAINVGLSVSRVGGAAQIKAIKQVSGTLRLDLAQYRELQAFAQFASDLDESSRKQLERGQKMVEVLKQPPYSPLPVENQVVIIFAGAKGYLDDVATTNVTKFEAELYPYIEAKYPEIFEQIRTKKVLDKEVEEILHKALKDFKATFAAN; encoded by the coding sequence GTGAGTGCAAAAATTAAAGCTGACGAAATTAGCACGATAATCAAAGAGCGTATTGAAAATTTTGATTTAAGTGTTGATGTAGAAGAGACTGGTAAAGTCATCTCAGTCGCTGATGGCGTTGCTAACGTTTATGGTTTGAAAAACGTTATGGCTGGCGAGATGGTTGAATTTGAAAGCGGCGAAAAGGGTATGGCTCTTAACCTTGAAGAGAGCAGTGTTGGTATAGTTATCCTTGGAAAAACTAGTGGCATTACAGAAGGAAGCTCTGTAAAAAGACTTAAAAAACTTCTACGTGTTCCAGTTGGTGACGCATTGATCGGCCGTGTTGTAAATTCACTTGGTGAGCCAATCGACGCAAAAGGACCAATCGAAGCTACTGAATCTCGCTTCGTCGAAGAAAAAGCAAAAGGTATAATGGCTAGAAAGAGCGTTCATGAGCCACTTCAAACAGGTATCAAAGCTATCGACGCACTTGTGCCAATCGGCAGAGGTCAAAGAGAGCTAATCATCGGCGACCGCCAAACTGGTAAAACAACAGTTGCGATAGATACTATCATCAACCAAAAAGGTCAAGATGTCATTTGTATCTACGTAGCTATCGGTCAAAAACAATCAACCGTTGCTCAAGTCGTTAAAAAACTTGAAGAGTACGGTGCTATGGACTACACGATAGTTGTAAATGCTGGTGCTGGCGATGCAGCTGCGCTTCAATACCTTGCTCCATATGCTGGCGTAACAATGGGTGAATATTTTAGAGACAACTCTCGCCATGCGCTAATCATCTATGATGACTTATCAAAACACGCGGTTGCTTACCGTGAAATGTCTTTGATCCTAAGAAGACCACCAGGTCGTGAAGCTTATCCAGGCGACGTTTTCTACCTTCACTCAAGACTTCTAGAAAGAGCAAGTAAGCTAAATGACGCACTAGGCGCTGGATCTTTGACAGCTCTACCTATTATCGAGACACAAGCGGGCGACGTTTCAGCTTATATTCCAACAAACGTTATTTCTATTACAGATGGTCAAATTTTCCTTGAGAGTGACCTATTTAACTCAGGTATCCGCCCAGCGATCAACGTTGGTCTTTCTGTATCTCGTGTCGGTGGTGCAGCTCAGATCAAAGCTATTAAACAAGTTTCTGGTACACTAAGACTAGACCTTGCTCAGTACCGCGAACTACAAGCATTTGCTCAGTTTGCAAGCGATCTTGACGAGAGCTCAAGAAAACAACTAGAGCGCGGTCAAAAGATGGTTGAAGTACTAAAACAACCTCCATATTCTCCGCTTCCAGTTGAGAATCAAGTAGTTATTATATTTGCTGGTGCTAAGGGCTATTTAGATGACGTTGCAACTACAAATGTAACAAAATTTGAAGCTGAGCTATATCCATATATCGAGGCAAAATACCCTGAAATTTTTGAGCAGATCAGAACTAAAAAGGTTCTTGATAAAGAAGTAGAAGAAATTTTACATAAAGCGTTGAAAGATTTTAAAGCGACTTTTGCCGCTAACTAG
- the atpG gene encoding ATP synthase F1 subunit gamma — protein MSNLKDIKRKIKSVQNTQKTTRAMKLVSTAKLRKAEEAARYSRVYALKINEVLSEIAYKINQYASVMTESKFFNTTKSVEKVDIIFVTADKGLCGGFNVQTIKTVRHMINELKAKKIKVRLRAVGKKGIEFFNFQGVELLETYVGASSSPTYEKAQKIIKDAIDDFTNGITDKVVLIHNGYKNMISQEIRVNDIVPIEPSKIVAVETNSLMEFEPEDNYTKIMDELLNKYFEYSMYYALVDSLAAEHSARMQAMDNATNNAKERVKQLNLAYNKARQESITTELIEIISGVESMK, from the coding sequence ATGTCAAATTTAAAAGATATAAAACGAAAGATCAAGAGCGTCCAGAACACTCAAAAGACGACGCGTGCGATGAAGCTTGTCTCAACAGCAAAGCTTCGCAAAGCTGAAGAGGCTGCACGCTATTCTAGAGTTTACGCACTTAAGATCAATGAGGTTTTATCAGAGATAGCTTATAAGATCAATCAATACGCTTCAGTTATGACTGAGAGCAAATTTTTTAATACAACAAAGAGTGTAGAAAAGGTTGATATTATATTTGTGACGGCTGATAAAGGGCTTTGCGGTGGCTTTAACGTCCAGACTATAAAGACAGTTAGGCACATGATCAATGAGCTAAAAGCCAAAAAGATCAAAGTTAGACTAAGAGCTGTTGGTAAAAAAGGTATAGAATTTTTCAATTTCCAAGGTGTTGAACTACTTGAGACATATGTCGGAGCTAGCTCTTCTCCTACTTATGAAAAAGCTCAAAAGATCATAAAAGATGCCATTGATGACTTTACAAACGGCATAACAGATAAAGTAGTGCTAATACACAATGGCTATAAAAATATGATTTCTCAAGAGATTAGAGTAAATGATATTGTGCCTATTGAGCCGTCTAAGATAGTTGCGGTTGAGACAAATTCTTTGATGGAATTTGAGCCAGAAGACAACTATACTAAGATTATGGATGAATTGCTCAATAAATATTTTGAGTATAGTATGTATTATGCTTTGGTTGATTCTTTGGCGGCTGAGCACAGTGCTAGAATGCAAGCTATGGATAATGCAACAAACAATGCTAAAGAGCGCGTAAAACAGTTAAATCTTGCTTATAATAAAGCAAGACAAGAGTCTATTACCACTGAGCTTATCGAGATTATCAGTGGTGTTGAATCAATGAAATAA